One stretch of Deltaproteobacteria bacterium DNA includes these proteins:
- a CDS encoding phosphopantetheine-binding protein — MNKEKETLIIRIAEIVIAELKLQDITPDIFDPDLDLVDELGVDSMDLATVVLVLQDEYGITIDEDDYPKLRNVRLIADYIEQRLRSQR; from the coding sequence TGAACAAAGAAAAAGAGACCCTGATCATCCGAATCGCCGAGATTGTCATTGCCGAGTTGAAATTGCAGGACATCACGCCGGACATCTTTGATCCGGATCTTGATCTGGTGGACGAGCTGGGGGTGGACAGTATGGACCTCGCGACAGTGGTGCTCGTGCTGCAGGATGAATACGGCATTACGATTGATGAGGATGATTATCCAAAACTGAGGAATGTTCGTCTGATAGCGGATTATATTGAACAAAGACTACGGTCCCAACGATAA